One region of Miscanthus floridulus cultivar M001 chromosome 19, ASM1932011v1, whole genome shotgun sequence genomic DNA includes:
- the LOC136525976 gene encoding uncharacterized protein yields the protein MTHDAWKNLEESYEGTQAIKGAKAYILKEKFASFKIKEDESVSEMFDRLQVLVNDLKLVRSGLNTMTPNQILRDVMTDDTYRDDNEKEEKKDEKKKSVAFKAASSSKGKSKAKQEASSEDEGLSTCDDEDDEKMALFMKRFDKFMMKKGYHVRRNKSSSKNKDEPRKCFKCNSKDHLIAEYPYNSDNDDDNKKSKKKEKKEKKESKMTFKKKNKGGS from the exons ATGACTCATGATGCTTGGAAGAATCTAGAAGAGTCATATGAGGGCACTCAAGCGATCAAGGGAgccaaggcatacatcctcaaggagaagtttgctagcttcaaaataaaggaagatgagagtgtgtcggagatgtttGATAGGCTCCAAGTATTGGTGAATGATCTTAAGCTTG TAAGAAGTGGTTtgaacaccatgacaccaaaccaaatcttgcgagatgtgatgaccgatgacacatatagagatgacaatgagaaagaggagaagaaggatgagaaaaagaagagtgtggcattcaaggctgcATCATCATCGAAGGGCaagagcaaagcaaagcaagaagcatcaagtgaagatgaaggctTAAGCACTTgtgacgatgaagatgatgagaagatggctctctttatgaagaggtttgacaagtttatgatgaagaagggctatcatgtaAGAAGAAACAAgtcatcatctaagaacaaggatgaaccaagaaagtgcttcaagtgcaatagcaaggatcatcttattgCGGAatatccatacaatagtgacaatgatgatgacaacaagaagagcaagaagaaggaaaagaaagagaagaaggagagcaagatgaccttcaagaagaagaataagggaGGCTCTTAG
- the LOC136528109 gene encoding uncharacterized protein, translating to MDTVQIEHAIALTNSTTTPEASNEEYSNTHGDSNGEISVATGIGGDDGQDSMSDSSRRSLSVEFDFLWKLRKYLVLLASLAVGVTYNSGLTPPGGFWNTTKDGHEAGDPALRVEFYQRYEIFFYCNATAFAASLVLIVLLLSKRVTKKELWLRSMQFTMLVDLFSLMAAYVAGSCRALKSSIYILVLFIIAFAYILIHILVSTWIVPETFKNKVTTKVNEILSKLGIPDVQSSRKEKKDLEEARKFILMLVTFAATVTYQAGLSPPGGFWAENDYKQRPATPVLRSHYLPRYNIFISCNSTSFVASLVTIILLLSPELSRHGIRSKAVIVCVLADLFFLIGAYAAGCCRDVATSFYVMFIVIIVLICIVLLAWIFAYGPVAECLQKIKSSTKRCMSVLSSNFGSNRLSNADQEGSNARCHQASVHDPGAPTGEHAVNQHVSNTESSVEYPPEDNRKTENSEESFSNSWHTSVNSPQSANTKDLVSNMDNESTDNHLVANMKESLTSTERSSFSCQETSDCNGVSADRQQVIGMNKEKSSFDVRTTDMPATGSSEQTMLAGDSNGATNDVIEDERPSLPAETIVNVESAEQQTSMGYSNLGIENGGVNNNAEHENGNGHINSHQGAPDKNSHGNSTEDHLEKTRTYLLLLAILAVSLTYQSGLNPPGGFWSRTENNHSAGDRVLEDTDHPRFIAFFYLNAVAFVASIVIIVMLLDKTMSRKVTKHRVLQLAMIVDLLSLTGAFVMGSCREPNKSISTSVLLFLVPAYVALHVLAIHIISPLVPDKVKQLSCGNVWSAFLQLRHKQTGNKTEAKELERRRNLLLTLSIIAATVTYQAGINPPGSVWSDDKDVSGRPGNPILQDNHPRRYDVFYYSNSISFVSSVAITILLVNKESCERGIKSYALRVCLVVGLVGLLVAYVAGSCRYKKQSIFVIIIAVAVLVSLVIQVLLSSMYETLRTPLAKLMECLQQLMEYLQRCFFRTEKVRREIIPESPETKECGKKRERKRHKSLMLIATLAASVTYQAGLNPPGGFRSDDDDNGHFAGDPLLRDINHRRYKTFFCFNAISFMASIVVIMLLLSKSIRKKPVRLEVLLLIMILDLLSVMTAFAAGSCRKLSTSIYVFLLVAGVVIYLVFLVVISRVIGKCHKK from the coding sequence ATGGATACTGTGCAAATAGAGCATGCCATTGCTCTGACCAACTCCACAACTACTCCAGAAGCAAGCAATGAAGAATACAGCAACACCCATGGTGACAGCAATGGTGAGATTTCCGTGGCCACTGGCATTGGTGGTGACGACGGGCAGGACTCCATGAGTGATTCATCCAGGAGGTCTTTGTCAGTTGAATTTGATTTCTTGTGGAAACTGCGGAAGTATTTGGTACTGCTTGCAAGCTTGGCCGTTGGTGTGACATACAATTCTGGATTAACACCACCGGGAGGATTTTGGAATACAACCAAAGATGGCCATGAAGCTGGTGACCCTGCCCTTCGTGTTGAGTTCTACCAGCGGTATGAGATATTCTTTTACTGCAACGCAACAGCCTTTGCTGCATCTCTTGTCTTAATCGTCTTGCTTCTAAGCAAGAGAGTGACCAAGAAGGAGTTATGGCTCCGTTCGATGCAATTTACCATGCTAGTGGACCTATTCAGTCTGATGGCAGCCTATGTTGCTGGGAGctgcagggcactcaagtcatccATCTACATATTGGTTCTATTCATTATTGCTTTTGCATATATTTTGATTCACATCCTAGTATCCACCTGGATTGTTCCAGAAACATTCAAAAACAAGGTGACGACCAAGGTGAATGAAATTCTATCCAAATTGGGTATTCCTGATGTGCAGAGTAGTCGCAAAGAGAAAAAAGACCTTGAGGAGGCTCGGAAGTTTATTCTGATGCTTGTAACTTTTGCTGCTACTGTCACATACCAAGCAGGGTTGAGTCCACCAGGTGGATTTTGGGCTGAAAATGATTACAAGCAACGTCCAGCTACTCCTGTTCTTCGCAGTCACTACCTGCCCCGTTATAATATATTTATCAGTTGCAATTCAACTTCCTTTGTGGCGTCTTTGGTTACAATCATACTTCTTCTGAGCCCAGAATTGAGCaggcatggaataaggtcaaaagCAGTGATTGTTTGTGTGCTAGCTGACCTGTTCTTCCTGATTGGTGCTTATGCTGCTGGGTGCTGTAGGGATGTAGCAACATCATTCTATGTTATGTTTATTGTCATCATAGTTTTGATCTGCATTGTCCTTTTAGCTTGGATCTTTGCTTACGGTCCTGTAGCAGAATGCCTACAAAAGATCAAATCAAGCACTAAACGGTGCATGAGTGTGCTCTCATCAAATTTTGGTAGTAATAGATTGAGCAATGCAGATCAGGAGGGTTCTAATGCAAGATGTCACCAGGCTTCAGTCCATGATCCAGGTGCACCGACAGGTGAACATGCAGTAAATCAGCATGTTTCAAATACTGAGTCCTCTGTGGAGTATCCGCCTGAAGACAACCGGAAAACAGAAAACAGTGAGGAATCATTCTCCAACTCTTGGCATACATCAGTCAACAGTCCACAATCAGCAAATACCAAGGATCTGGTGTCCAATATGGACAATGAATCTACAGACAACCATCTAGTTGCAAATATGAAGGAGTCTCTGACCAGCACAGAGCGATCATCATTCAGCTGCCAGGAAACATCAGATTGCAATGGTGTGTCTGCAGATAGACAACAAGTTATAGGTATGAATAAGGAGAAATCTTCTTTTGATGTCAGGACTACTGATATGCCAGCAACTGGCTCTTCTGAACAAACTATGTTAGCCGGTGACTCTAATGGAGCCACTAATGATGTCATAGAGGATGAAAGGCCTTCTTTGCCTGCAGAAACCATTGTTAATGTGGAATCTGCAGAGCAACAGACTTCGATGGGGTATAGTAACCTTGGCATTGAAAATGGTGGCGTTAACAATAATGCAGAACATGAGAATGGGAATGGACATATAAACAGCCATCAAGGAGCACCAGATAAAAATTCTCATGGAAATTCAACTGAAGATCATCTAGAGAAGACCCGCACATATCTGCTTCTTCTTGCTATTCTTGCAGTATCTCTGACATATCAATCAGGTCTGAATCCACCAGGTGGCTTCTGGTCAAGAACTGAGAATAATCATTCAGCTGGTGATCGCGTCCTCGAGGACACTGACCATCCACGCTTCATTGCATTCTTCTATCTCAATGCTGTTGCATTTGTGGCATCTATTGTCATCATTGTTATGCTCCTGGACAAGACTATGAGCAGGAAGGTTACAAAACATCGTGTATTGCAGCTAGCTATGATAGTGGACTTACTTTCCTTAACTGGGGCCTTTGTCATGGGGAGCTGCAGGGAGCCAAATAAGTCAATTTCCACATCAGTATTATTGTTTCTTGTGCCTGCTTATGTTGCTCTTCATGTTCTAGCGATTCATATAATCTCTCCACTGGTTCCAGATAAAGTAAAGCAGCTCTCGTGTGGGAATGTGTGGTCAGCATTTCTTCAATTACGCCACAAGCAGACAGGGAATAAAACTGAGGCAAAGGAATTGGAACGGAGGCGTAATCTACTATTGACACTTTCTATTATAGCAGCAACTGTGACATACCAAGCTGGTATAAACCCTCCAGGCAGTGTATGGTCTGATGACAAAGATGTCAGTGGCAGACCAGGAAACCCAATCCTTCAGGACAACCACCCAAGGCGATATGATGTGTTCTACTACTCAAATTCaatctcatttgtgtcatctgtTGCTATCACAATACTACTTGTGAATAAGGAATCATGTGAGCGTGGAATCAAATCTTATGCACTGCGAGTGTGTTTGGTGGTCGGTTTAGTTGGCCTCTTGGTGGCCTATGTTGCAGGAAGCTGCAGGTATAAAAAGCAATCCATCTTTGTCATCATCATTGCTGTGGCTGTCCTAGTATCCCTTGTGATTCAAGTCCTACTATCTTCGATGTATGAAACACTACGAACACCATTGGCTAAACTTATGGAATGTCTGCAACAGCTTATGGAATATCTGCAAAGGTGTTTTTTTCGTACAGAGAAGGTTAGGCGAGAGATTATTCCTGAGTCGCCGGAAACTAAAGAGTGTggtaaaaaaagagagagaaagagacatAAGAGTCTCATGCTTATTGCCACTTTAGCAGCCTCTGTCACATACCAAGCAGGTCTGAATCCGCCTGGTGGATTCAGGTCTGATGACGATGACAATGGCCATTTTGCAGGCGATCCACTTCTCCGTGATATTAACCATCGACGCTACAAGACATTCTTCTGCTTCAATGCTATCTCCTTCATGGCCTCTATTGTTGTGATAATGCTTCTGCTGAGTAAATCTATTAGGAAGAAACCTGTCCGACTTGAGGTACTGCTCCTGATTATGATACTGGATCTGCTGTCTGTCATGACAGCTTTTGCTGCAGGAAGCTGCCGGAAACTCAGTACTTCGATCTATGTCTTTTTGCTGGTAGCTGGCGTCGTAATATATCTTGTATTCCTTGTTGTTATCTCTCGAGTCATTGGAAAATGTCACAAAAAGTAG
- the LOC136527882 gene encoding uncharacterized protein, whose product MASTAATRVAGNNHSEDSTTHGGTTGEPAMVTDNTKQESIDSSSTRNLLAPSHESRFTVDFELLWKLRKYLLLLGILAVSVTYNAGLTPPGGFWSINTKDGHSGHDAGDPVLRALFFPRYEVFFYCNATAFAASLVLIILLLSKNVTRQKLWLRSMQLTMILDLFSLMGAYAAGSYRAVKSSIYIWILVFSVFIYIMIHILLFMRVVPKFVSEKRFVPKWLKDMAVSVQDWILSRCDVHRSERNNSHEKDLDEAHKFILMLVTFAATVTYQAGLSPPGGFWAEDGDKIPATSMLRSKNPARYNTFVICNSTSFVASLVTIILLLSPELSGHGIRSKAVIVCVVVDVFGLVGAYAAGSCRSVATSVCVILIAVVVWICFAVLAGTFVNRSVSGWFGKIKPDIMWYMDKFGRVVSLNFGSKRSRNPEGENSIASNQQTADCIKDAAEPEIARVPEYQLQYHQQVPNIKEGDSPGEQQSPGKQQPTDTGVVSSSEHAFVNDKQAENSSNVTCNLEGQSTDPNSVANEAMSETETENMQDANMEEQSSLVDDLKTPVTVAGMSNHEHQLVDNHRVQSMIRQSFSTDDQESTAVECLSDIASNNYNGATNSFKEEEKTSEETLEAIEIESSETNNVSRPIENGNIGMHEVAPRQNASNVNAGSNPTDEHLKKSRTYLLLLAILAVSLTYQSGLNPPGGFWSQRENNNSAGVPIPKNTHHRPYHLPGDPILEDTHHRRYIAFFYLNAIAFVASLVMIIMLLNKRMSNKVIKRYALPITMIVDLLALTGSYVMGSCRNRKSSIYIWLLVCLVLAYVAVHVLIAIHVIPEGCKKFVAHKIENLSCRYIWTKPSNGNNQRSDANGNDCELGLSQRGDADDKNWEQRRNLLLMLAILAATVTYQAGMNPPGGVWSDDEAVSGKPGDPILQHNNFKRYDVFYYSNSLSFVASVVVTILLVNKESCEHGIKSYALRVCLVVGLVSLLIAYSAGSCRKARESIYLIIIAVAVLIALVIQVLLLSSTQDSLRGPTGQFIERLLQLLFGKDEAWHGTTSQQKESSDSPEKKVRKRHKYLMLLAVLAASITYQAGLNPPGGFWSDDDEGHVEGNPGLKPPGKLWSDNKGHLAGNPVLLDINPLRYEIFFCFNSISFMASIVVVMFLLNKSARKKAVPLEVLHLIMILDLLALMAAFAAGSCRKFRTSVYVYALVLGVVVYLVIVVLLSSGIAKCLKPTETNKVSSQRSPSHASTTSTLILEDQV is encoded by the exons ATGGCCAGCACCGCTGCTACTCGGGTAGCAGGCAACAATCACAGTGAAGACAGCACCACACATGGAGGCACCACAGGGGAGCCTGCCATGGTCACCGACAACACCAAGCAAGAATCCATTGATAGTTCATCCACCAGGAATCTGCTAGCCCCTAGCCATGAATCCAGATTCACTGTAGATTTTGAGCTCCTGTGGAAACTGCGGAAGTATCTGCTGCTTCTTGGTATCCTAGCTGTAAGTGTTACATACAATGCTGGATTAACTCCACCTGGAGGGTTCTGGTCGATCAACACAAAAGATGGGCATTCTGGACATGACGCGGGTGACCCTGTCCTTCGGGCTCTGTTCTTCCCACGGTATGAGGTATTCTTCTACTGCAATGCAACAGCCTTTGCTGCATCTCTTGTCCTAATCATCTTGCTTCTGAGTAAAAATGTGACAAGGCAGAAGTTATGGCTCCGTtcaatgcaacttaccatgattCTGGACCTGTTTAGCCTAATGGGGGCCTATGCTGCTGGAAGCTACAGGGCAGTAAAGTCATCCATTTACATCTGGATTCTGGTCTTTTCTGTTTTCATATATATTATGATCCATATCCTACTATTTATGAGAGTTGTTCCAAAATTTGTTTCGGAGAAAAGATTTGTTCCAAAATGGCTGAAAGATATGGCAGTGTCTGTGCAAGATTGGATTCTATCCAGGTGTGATGTTCATAGGAGTGAAAGGAACAACTCCCATGAGAAAGATCTAGACGAAGCTCACAAGTTCATTTTGATGCTTGTGACTTTCGCTGCAACTGTGACATACCAAGCAGGGTTGAGTCCACCGGGTGGTTTTTGGGCTGAAGACGGTGATAAAATTCCAGCTACATCTATGCTTCGCAGTAAAAACCCTGCTCGATATAATACTTTTGTTATTTGCAACTCAACTTCCTTTGTTGCGTCTTTGGTCACAATCATACTGCTTCTGAGCCCAGAACTGAGTGGGCATGGCATCAGATCCAAAGCAGTGATTGTATGTGTCGTTGTCGACGTATTTGGCCTGGTTGGAGCATATGCTGCAGGAAGCTGTAGGAGTGTGGCGACATCTGTCTGTGTTATTTTGATTGCTGTTGTAGTATGGATCTGCTTTGCAGTTTTAGCTGGGACTTTTGTTAACAGATCTGTATCAGGCTGGTTTGGAAAGATCAAACCAGATATTATGTGGTACATGGATAAATTTGGCCGGGTCGTTTCATTGAATTTTGGCAGCAAGAGATCAAGAAATCCAGAGGGAGAGAATTCTATTGCAAGTAATCAGCAAACTGCAGATTGCATAAAAGATGCAGCAGAACCAGAAATTGCTAGGGTACCAGAATACCAGCTTCAATACCATCAGCAAGTTCCAAATATTAAAGAGGGTGACTCCCCTGGGGAGCAGCAGAGTCCAGGCAAACAACAACCTACAGACACTGGGGTTGTGTCCAGCTCAGAGCATGCATTTGTGAATGACAAGCAAGCAGAAAATAGCAGCAATGTCACGTGCAACCTGGAAGGTCAGTCTACAGACCCAAATTCAGTTGCAAACGAGGCTATGTCTGAAACTGAAACAG AAAACATGCAAGATGCAAATATGGAGGAACAATCTTCATTGGTGGATGATCTTAAAACTCCCGTAACTGTGGCTGGTATGTCTAATCATGAGCATCAATTGGTAGATAACCATAGAGTTCAAAGTATGATCAGGCAATCTTTCTCTACTGATGATCAAGAATCCACAGCCGTGGAGTGCTTGTCCGACATTGCATCCAATAACTATAATGGAGCCACCAACAGTTTCAAGGAAGAGGAAAAAACTTCTGAGGAGACTTTGGAAGCAATTGAGATAGAGAGTTCCGAAACCAATAATGTCTCTAGACCTATTGAGAATGGCAACATTGGCATGCATGAAGTAGCTCCCAGACAAAATGCCAGCAATGTAAATGCTGGTTCCAACCCAACTGATGAACATCTGAAGAAGTCCCGAACATATCTTCTTCTTCTAGCCATTCTTGCAGTATCCCTGACGTATCAATCAGGTTTAAATCCACCAGGTGGTTTCTGGTCCCAAAGAGAGAACAATAATTCAGCTGGTGTTCCCATCCCTAAGAACACTCATCATCGTCCCTATCATTTACCTGGTGATCCCATCCTTGAGGACACTCACCATCGACGCTATATTGCATTCTTCTATTTAAATGCTATCGCCTTTGTTGCATCCCTTGTCATGATTATTATGCTCCTGAATAAGAGGATGAGCAACAAGGTCATAAAACGATATGCACTGCCGATAACAATGATAGTGGATCTTCTTGCTCTGACAGGGTCTTATGTTATGGGGAGCTGTAGGAACAGAAAGAGTTCCATATACATCTGGCTGTTGGTGTGCCTTGTGCTGGCTTATGTTGCTGTTCATGTTCTGATAGCAATACATGTAATCCCTGAAGGGTGCAAAAAGTTTGTTGCACATAAGATTGAGAATTTATCCTGCAGATATATATGGACAAAGCCTTCGAATGGGAACAACCAAAGAAGTGATGCTAATGGTAATGATTGTGAGCTTGGGCTGAGCCAGAGGGGTGATGCTGATGACAAGAACTGGGAGCAGAGGCGTAATCTACTATTGATGCTTGCTATTCTAGCTGCAACAGTCACATACCAAGCTGGCATGAATCCTCCAGGAGGTGTATGGTCTGATGACGAGGCGGTGAGTGGTAAACCAGGAGACCCAATCCTTCAGCACAACAATTTTAAGCGTTATGATGTTTTCTACTACTCAAACTCACTCTCATTCGTGGCATCTGTAGTTGTCACAATATTACTTGTGAACAAGGAATCCTGCGAGCATGGTATCAAGTCCTATGCACTAAGAGTGTGTTTGGTGGTGGGCTTGGTTAGCCTCTTGATTGCCTATTCTGCAGGAAGCTGTAGGAAAGCAAGAGAATCTATTTATCTCATCATCATTGCTGTTGCAGTTCTGATTGCCCTTGTGATTCAAGTGCTTCTTCTCTCCTCAACACAAGATAGTCTCAGAGGACCGACTGGACAATTTATAGAACGTCTGCTTCAGCTGCTTTTTGGAAAGGATGAGGCCTGGCATGGAACTACTTCTCAACAGAAAGAAAGCTCAGATAGTCCTGAGAAAAAAGTTCGAAAGAGGCACAAGTATTTGATGCTGCTTGCAGTTTTAGCTGCCTCCATCACGTACCAAGCTGGTCTCAACCCACCTGGTGGTTTCTGGTCTGACGATGATGAAGGCCATGTGGAAGGCAATCCTGGCCTAAAACCACCTGGTAAATTGTGGTCTGATAACAAAGGACATTTGGCAGGCAATCCTGTTCTTCTTGATATTAATCCTCTGCGCTACGAAATATTCTTCTGCTTCAACTCTATCTCATTCATGGCTTCTATTGTCGTAGTCATGTTTCTGTTGAACAAATCTGCCCGGAAGAAGGCTGTGCCACTTGAAGTATTGCATTTGATCATGATACTGGACCTGCTGGCCCTCATGGCAGCTTTTGCTGCTGGAAGTTGCAGAAAATTCAGGACTTCAGTCTATGTGTATGCTCTAGTACTCGGTGTTGTGGTATACCTTGTGATTGTAGTTCTTTTGTCAAGTGGCATTGCAAAATGTCTGAAACCGACGGAGACAAATAAGGTTTCCTCTCAGAGAAGTCCTAGTCACGCTTCTACAACAAGCACACTGATACTTGAAGACCAAGTTTGA